The following coding sequences lie in one Arachis ipaensis cultivar K30076 chromosome B05, Araip1.1, whole genome shotgun sequence genomic window:
- the LOC107640092 gene encoding CASP-like protein 5C1 — protein MLFCSYLVTVMGLVIPWSVTLLVVDAYSVFIKDLQIQQRIVMIIFLGDMVLAYLSLAAACSTASVADLLLEAGGSLCPARLCGRYQMSAAMAFLSWFLSSASCLFNFWLFSSL, from the exons ATGCTATTCTGCAGCTATTTGGTGACAGTCATGGGTTTGGTAATTCCATGGAGCGTAACATTGTTAGTAGTAGATGCTTACTCCGTCTTCATAAAAGACCTACAAATTCAGCAAAGGATTGTAATGATAATCTTTCTGGGAGACATG GTTTTAGCGTATCTCTCGCTGGCTGCAGCATGCTCTACAGCGAGTGTCGCGGATCTTCTGCTTGAAGCTGGTGGATCCCTTTGCCCTGCAAGACTATGTGGTAGATATCAAATGTCTGCTGCTATGGCCTTTTTGTCTTGGTTTCTTTCATCAGCTTCCTGTCTTTTCAATTtttggctcttctcttctctgtaA
- the LOC107642820 gene encoding uncharacterized protein LOC107642820 — protein MGNCSSADSAEVVATAKLVLQDGTLQEFSYPVKVSYLLGENPTCFICNSDQMDFDDVVTAVDEDEVLQPGQLYFVLPLNRLRQPLQPAEMAALAVKASSALMKSAAATSDKYGYRRKQIVITAQPDYKSLRSVSAAAGGGAAVSSRRSRRASSRSGGKEKFAALLTSIPE, from the coding sequence atGGGAAACTGTAGCTCAGCCGATTCAGCGGAGGTAGTTGCAACGGCCAAGCTCGTTCTCCAAGACGGGACGTTACAGGAATTCTCGTACCCTGTGAAGGTCTCGTACCTCTTGGGAGAGAACCCTACCTGCTTTATATGCAACTCCGATCAGATGGACTTTGACGACGTCGTTACCGCAGTTGACGAAGACGAAGTGTTGCAACCGGGACAACTCTATTTCGTTCTTCCTTTAAACCGCCTGAGGCAACCCTTGCAGCCTGCAGAGATGGCCGCATTGGCCGTTAAGGCCAGCTCCGCTCTCATGAAGAGCGCCGCTGCCACCTCCGACAAATACGGATATCGCCGCAAACAGATTGTCATAACTGCCCAACCGGATTATAAGTCTTTACGGAGTGTTTCTGCCGCAGCTGGTGGCGGAGCTGCCGTTTCTTCACGTAGGTCCAGGAGAGCCAGTAGTAGAAGTGGTGGTAAGGAGAAGTTCGCGGCGTTGTTGACTTCTATACCGGAGTAG
- the LOC107642819 gene encoding CASP-like protein ARALYDRAFT_485429, with amino-acid sequence MMEEVAGAFGSSASFALRLGQTVFSSASLLFMCFGVDFYSYTAFCYLVTVMGLVIPWSVTLLVVDAYSVFIKDLQIQQRIVMIIFLGDMVLAYLSLAAACSTASVADLLLEAGGSLCPARLCGRYQMSAAMAFLSWFLSSASCLFNFWLFSSL; translated from the exons ATGATGGAGGAAGTGGCAGGGGCGTTTGGCAGCAGCGCCAGCTTCGCCCTCCGCTTGGGGCAGACCGTCTTCTCCTCCGCCTCCCTTCTATTCATGTGCTTTGGCGTCGATTTCTACTCGTACACTGCTTTCTG CTATTTGGTGACAGTCATGGGTTTGGTAATTCCATGGAGCGTAACATTGTTAGTAGTAGATGCTTACTCCGTCTTCATAAAAGACCTACAAATTCAGCAAAGGATTGTAATGATAATCTTTCTGGGAGACATG GTTTTAGCGTATCTCTCGCTGGCTGCAGCATGCTCTACAGCGAGTGTCGCGGATCTTCTGCTTGAAGCTGGTGGATCCCTTTGCCCTGCAAGACTATGTGGTAGATATCAAATGTCTGCTGCTATGGCCTTTTTGTCTTGGTTTCTTTCATCAGCTTCCTGTCTTTTCAATTtttggctcttctcttctctgtaA
- the LOC107640093 gene encoding pentatricopeptide repeat-containing protein At2g22410, mitochondrial-like has translation MSAALKHATVGSRLFCVHSAQSIWHNFKSPTHQTLHHLLERCSSMRELKLLHAQTILHGLSGQVLTIGKLVSFCTSPEMGDLRYAQLLFDQSPQPNKFMYNHLIKGYSNSDDPIRSLLLYRQMVNAGISPNEFTIPFVVKTCACKSLYWEAVLLHAHAIKLGMGSHACVQNAFLSAYVACRLINSARKVFDDISDRTLVSWNSIISGYAKLGFCKEAIFLFREMQKLDVVPDVITLVCLLSVSSKHGNLELGRFMHLYIIATGIAIDSIVTNALIDMYAKCGHLQYAECVFDQMLDKNVISWTCMVNAYANYGLIDYALEMFNRMPVKNVVSWNSIICCHVQEGKYMEAMELFHTMCSSGVMPDETTLVSVLSSCSHMGDLELGKQAHNYICNNNITLSVTLCNALIDMYAKCGALQTAMDIFFGMPKKNVVSWNVAIGALALHGFGEEAIDMFEKMQGSGLFPDEITFTGLLSACSHSGLLDKGRYYFDIMSSKFGISPGVTHYACMVNLLGRGGLLGEAMALIKGMPMKPDVVVWGALLGACRTHGNLEIGKQIMKQLLELGRYNSGLYVLLSNMYSESQRWDDMRKIRKIMDESGIKKCWAISSIEINGFC, from the coding sequence atgtcAGCCGCTCTGAAACACGCGACCGTTGGTTCCCGCCTGTTTTGCGTTCACTCAGCACAAAGCATTTGGCATAATTTCAAGTCACCCACTCACCAAACCCTTCACCATCTCTTAGAGCGATGTTCCTCCATGAGAGAGCTCAAGCTCCTCCATGCCCAGACTATCCTCCATGGCCTATCTGGTCAGGTGCTCACAATTGGCAAGCTTGTCTCTTTCTGCACTTCTCCCGAAATGGGGGATCTCCGTTATGCACAGCTTCTGTTCGACCAAAGTCCCCAACCTAATAAGTTCATGTACAATCATCTCATAAAGGGTTATTCAAATAGCGATGACCCAATAAGGTCTTTGTTACTTTACCGCCAAATGGTAAATGCTGGGATTTCCCCTAATGAGTTTACCATCCCCTTTGTTGTCAAAACTTGTGCTTGCAAATCCTTATATTGGGAAGCTGTTCTTCTTCATGCTCACGCTATTAAGCTTGGGATGGGGTCTCACGCTTGTGTGCAGAACGCTTTCTTGAGTGCCTATGTTGCTTGTCGCCTTATAAATAGTGCAAGGAAAGTGTTTGATGATATTTCTGATAGGACCCTGGTCTCATGGAATTCGATCATTAGTGGGTATGCTAAGCTGGGGTTTTGCAAAGAAGCCATCTTCTTGTTTCGAGAGATGCAAAAGTTGGATGTGGTGCCTGATGTGATCACCCTGGTTTGCTTGCTCTCTGTTTCCTCGAAGCATGGTAATTTGGAGTTGGGAAGATTCATGCATCTTTACATAATCGCTACCGGAATTGCAATTGATTCAATTGTGACGAATGCCCTCATTGATATGTATGCCAAGTGCGGGCATTTGCAATATGCCGAATGTGTtttcgatcaaatgcttgataaGAATGTCATTTCGTGGACTTGTATGGTTAATGCATATGCTAACTATGGGCTTATTGATTATGCTTTGGAGATGTTTAATAGGATGCCAGTGAAAAATGTGGTTTCTTGGAATTCAATAATTTGCTGTCATGTTCAAGAAGGGAAATACATGGAAGCCATGGAACTTTTCCACACAATGTGTAGTTCAGGTGTGATGCCAGATGAGACCACTCTTGTTAGCGTTCTTTCATCCTGCAGTCACATGGGTGATTTGGAATTGGGGAAACAAGCTCACAATTACATCTGTAACAATAATATTACACTAAGTGTGACCCTTTGTAACGCCCTAATTGACATGTATGCTAAATGTGGTGCCCTTCAGACTGCCATGGACATCTTCTTTGGGATGCCAAAGAAGAATGTGGTGTCATGGAATGTTGCTATTGGGGCACTTGCTCTGCATGGTTTTGGAGAAGAAGCTATTGACATGTTCGAGAAGATGCAAGGAAGCGGGCTATTTCCTGACGAGATTACCTTCACAGGGCTACTTTCTGCTTGTAGTCACAGTGGTCTTTTGGACAAGGGGAGATATTACTTTGACATAATGAGTTCCAAGTTTGGGATTTCTCCTGGTGTTACACATTATGCATGCATGGTCAATCTTTTAGGGCGTGGCGGGCTCTTGGGAGAAGCGATGGCCCTAATCAAAGGGATGCCCATGAAACCTGATGTGGTGGTTTGGGGTGCTTTGCTTGGTGCTTGTAGAACCCATGGAAATCTAGAGATTGGTAAGCAAATCATGAAGCAATTGTTGGAGTTGGGAAGATATAATTCTGGGCTTTATGTGCTTCTCTCAAACATGTATTCAGAATCTCAAAGATGGGATGACATGAGAAAGATCAGGAAAATAATGGATGAAAGTGGGATAAAAAAGTGTTGGGCAATAAGTTCCATTGAAATCAATGGCTTTTGCTAA